In a single window of the Flavobacterium sp. W4I14 genome:
- a CDS encoding hypothetical protein (product_source=Hypo-rule applied; transmembrane_helix_parts=Inside_1_4,TMhelix_5_23,Outside_24_466), producing MKKFLKITAAIAILLLLCYFGFFKYRQIQANNVSIPVSSNALLKINVDELYKTIAVSYLKHPNQYSGADKKGIKEKVDDLNTGLKIPANIYIYSLNGKAKTTFFSGFEIADTLAFNRFIQKKSSLSLIKKDSNFFQSKDSTFFILFNKTTVAFAFTPQKEQVKTTLVEILNRKNMIKVGESRFKQLVNLFDHISFQNTENFSKINFNDGKINFSNEFINQMIVPAAKPQHRILNPESTMGMWLNAKFKSALPKKNQTGTSSLLSKDSFFRFYKDYVDFEWTNTITQVDTVVGYEYNDDFERVEKKVLQDRKIPFISMNLTANDREVSDYLKSLGALDQSTGKISSSMIPLYQVYFKGNNGNIQLSTVQSAKPDLKKTASDDFFYFKVDFKKLIKQTPMPLIADKLGTFGQLEIKAKSIGKDKIKLESELLFLNGDANALIQLLKAFKNGLNSSLNFNFSIGTPTSK from the coding sequence ATGAAGAAATTTTTGAAAATAACAGCAGCAATAGCAATATTGCTGCTGCTTTGTTATTTTGGCTTTTTCAAATATAGACAGATTCAGGCCAATAATGTGTCCATCCCTGTTTCTAGCAATGCTTTACTTAAAATAAATGTAGATGAGCTTTACAAAACCATTGCAGTTAGTTATTTAAAGCATCCTAATCAATATTCGGGAGCAGATAAAAAAGGAATTAAGGAAAAGGTAGACGATTTAAACACAGGATTGAAAATCCCAGCAAACATTTATATATATAGTTTAAACGGAAAAGCGAAAACCACTTTTTTTTCGGGCTTCGAAATAGCAGATACGCTAGCATTTAACCGTTTTATTCAAAAAAAATCTTCTTTGTCGTTGATTAAAAAAGATAGTAATTTCTTTCAATCCAAAGATTCGACCTTCTTTATTCTATTTAACAAAACAACTGTCGCTTTTGCCTTTACGCCACAAAAAGAACAAGTAAAAACTACTTTGGTAGAGATATTGAATCGCAAAAACATGATTAAAGTTGGCGAGAGCCGATTTAAACAACTTGTAAACCTTTTTGATCATATTTCGTTTCAAAATACCGAGAACTTTAGCAAAATTAATTTTAATGATGGAAAAATTAATTTTAGCAATGAGTTTATAAACCAAATGATCGTGCCGGCAGCTAAACCGCAGCATCGGATTTTGAACCCGGAAAGCACAATGGGCATGTGGCTAAACGCAAAGTTTAAATCAGCATTACCTAAGAAAAATCAAACGGGAACCTCTTCTCTCCTTTCAAAAGATAGCTTTTTTAGATTTTACAAAGATTATGTAGATTTTGAATGGACAAATACCATTACCCAGGTAGATACTGTTGTAGGTTATGAATATAATGATGATTTTGAAAGGGTTGAAAAAAAAGTACTTCAAGACCGGAAGATTCCTTTTATTTCCATGAATCTGACGGCCAATGACCGCGAAGTAAGCGATTACCTTAAATCACTAGGCGCATTGGATCAATCTACCGGAAAGATCAGCAGTTCGATGATTCCATTGTACCAGGTTTACTTTAAAGGTAATAATGGTAATATTCAATTAAGCACAGTGCAAAGCGCTAAACCCGATTTAAAAAAGACAGCTTCTGACGATTTCTTCTATTTTAAAGTAGATTTTAAAAAGTTGATTAAACAAACACCTATGCCCTTAATTGCAGATAAACTGGGTACTTTTGGTCAATTAGAGATTAAAGCAAAAAGCATAGGAAAAGACAAAATCAAACTGGAATCGGAACTTCTATTTTTAAACGGGGATGCCAACGCCCTCATCCAACTTTTAAAAGCGTTTAAAAATGGCTTAAACAGTTCGCTAAATTTTAATTTCTCTATCGGTACTCCGACGAGCAAGTAG
- a CDS encoding hypothetical protein (product_source=Hypo-rule applied; superfamily=81324; transmembrane_helix_parts=Inside_1_6,TMhelix_7_24,Outside_25_38,TMhelix_39_61,Inside_62_67,TMhelix_68_87,Outside_88_90) yields MNLRITPLNIVSAIGLGLVAVNLISEKSTAPRHVDMSGFYLLILGCLILVTFITDMIFRFTLKDIKRIWVVELIFIFIAAILMLILQKVV; encoded by the coding sequence ATGAACTTAAGGATTACGCCCTTAAATATCGTTAGTGCCATTGGTTTGGGATTAGTGGCCGTAAATTTAATTTCAGAAAAAAGCACAGCACCACGCCATGTGGACATGAGCGGCTTTTATCTTCTGATTTTAGGTTGCCTTATCCTTGTAACGTTTATTACAGATATGATTTTCAGATTCACATTAAAAGATATTAAAAGGATCTGGGTGGTAGAATTGATCTTTATCTTCATTGCTGCAATCTTGATGTTAATATTACAAAAAGTAGTATAA
- a CDS encoding hypothetical protein (product_source=Hypo-rule applied) → MGFIIGYFDLKKIIKKIFKIAFCCNTQQIEAKKQINITNIANMNKNRT, encoded by the coding sequence ATGGGTTTTATTATTGGTTATTTTGACCTAAAAAAAATTATAAAAAAAATATTCAAAATAGCCTTTTGTTGCAACACTCAACAAATCGAAGCTAAAAAACAGATCAATATTACGAATATTGCAAATATGAATAAAAACAGGACATAA
- a CDS encoding hypothetical protein (product_source=Hypo-rule applied; superfamily=51215): MNTEQAEKTKNYIKAIRLINIEDNKCAFETGTIPIRQHINANYFFAQTDVSTLERIPHPAPRRQYVITLKGKLQFTVSNGETFIIEPGIILIANDTAGDGHTWQVIEGNEWERIYIPLEDDTNDYFIAD, translated from the coding sequence ATGAATACAGAGCAAGCCGAAAAAACTAAAAATTATATAAAAGCCATCCGTTTAATTAATATTGAAGATAACAAATGTGCTTTTGAAACGGGTACAATCCCTATCCGTCAGCATATTAATGCCAATTATTTTTTCGCCCAAACTGATGTATCAACTTTAGAGAGAATCCCTCATCCTGCACCAAGGCGTCAATACGTAATTACGCTTAAGGGTAAACTTCAGTTTACAGTGAGCAATGGCGAAACTTTTATTATCGAGCCAGGGATTATACTTATTGCCAATGATACGGCCGGAGATGGGCATACCTGGCAAGTTATAGAAGGCAATGAATGGGAAAGAATCTATATTCCCCTGGAAGATGATACCAATGATTATTTTATCGCAGATTAG
- a CDS encoding heme exporter protein C (product_source=KO:K02195; cog=COG0755; ko=KO:K02195; pfam=PF01578; superfamily=81330; transmembrane_helix_parts=Inside_1_8,TMhelix_9_31,Outside_32_40,TMhelix_41_63,Inside_64_74,TMhelix_75_97,Outside_98_111,TMhelix_112_131,Inside_132_139,TMhelix_140_162,Outside_163_186,TMhelix_187_206,Inside_207_220): protein MNKTWWKILGSVLVIYTAIAGLLLGVPHLAILNETIRNLYFHVPMWFAMIVLFSISVFYSVKSLSTKSEIDDIKAVESVNAGIVFGILGLVTGAIWAKYTWGQFWSFDPKQNFAAISILLYFAYLILRNAIDEEQKRAKISAIYNIFAFPMMVVLLFVLPRLKDSLHPGNGGNPGFNSYDLDSRMRMVFYPACLGWILIGYWVYTIRFRIRNIENKQQHN, encoded by the coding sequence ATGAATAAAACTTGGTGGAAAATTTTAGGTTCGGTTTTGGTAATTTATACTGCAATTGCTGGTTTATTGCTTGGGGTGCCACATTTGGCTATTTTGAACGAAACAATCCGTAATCTGTATTTCCATGTTCCGATGTGGTTTGCCATGATTGTGCTCTTTTCGATCTCTGTTTTTTACAGTGTAAAATCATTGAGTACTAAAAGTGAAATCGATGATATTAAAGCTGTAGAAAGTGTAAACGCTGGGATAGTTTTTGGCATTTTAGGTTTAGTAACAGGTGCTATCTGGGCTAAATATACCTGGGGACAGTTCTGGAGCTTCGATCCTAAACAGAATTTTGCTGCCATTTCAATTTTGCTCTATTTTGCTTACCTCATTCTGCGCAATGCGATAGACGAAGAACAGAAAAGAGCCAAGATTTCGGCCATTTACAATATTTTTGCATTCCCAATGATGGTGGTATTACTTTTTGTTTTACCCCGTTTAAAAGATTCATTACACCCAGGCAATGGTGGTAATCCAGGTTTTAACAGTTACGATTTAGATAGCCGCATGCGTATGGTATTTTATCCTGCTTGTTTAGGTTGGATATTAATCGGTTATTGGGTTTATACCATCCGTTTCAGAATACGTAATATAGAAAACAAACAACAACATAACTAA
- a CDS encoding K+-transporting ATPase A subunit (product_source=COG2060; cleavage_site_network=SignalP-TM; cog=COG2060; pfam=PF20077; superfamily=53335; transmembrane_helix_parts=Inside_1_4,TMhelix_5_19,Outside_20_33,TMhelix_34_56,Inside_57_72) — protein MKKIFFSLILMMAAMQLFARDNGVEMADSLRSNGKIYVVVICIVIILLGLLAYLFSIDKRLKKIEKENQTDK, from the coding sequence ATGAAGAAGATATTTTTCTCCCTGATATTAATGATGGCCGCTATGCAATTATTTGCGCGGGATAATGGCGTAGAAATGGCTGATAGCCTTCGCAGCAATGGAAAGATATATGTTGTGGTAATATGTATCGTAATTATTCTTTTAGGTTTGCTAGCCTACCTGTTCTCAATCGACAAAAGATTAAAGAAAATTGAAAAAGAAAATCAAACTGATAAATAA
- a CDS encoding heme exporter protein B (product_source=KO:K02194; cog=COG2386; ko=KO:K02194; pfam=PF03379; superfamily=81330; transmembrane_helix_parts=Inside_1_26,TMhelix_27_44,Outside_45_53,TMhelix_54_73,Inside_74_96,TMhelix_97_119,Outside_120_128,TMhelix_129_151,Inside_152_157,TMhelix_158_177,Outside_178_196,TMhelix_197_219,Inside_220_221): MQLAKEVKYLIHKEVLLEWRSKYTINGVLLYVVSTIFTCYLSFVSLGDKLTWNALFWIIMLFASINGVSKSFLQETKGQQLYSYILASPAAVLISKTVYNTLLMLVLTTIALGFYTLVFDSFTPPDLVMYYIAVILGSISFSTVFTMVSAIASKAGNGGMLMAILSFPIIIPVLILLIKLAKNAVDGLPWENSYDEIAMLLVVNVLMVATSLLLFPYLWRD, from the coding sequence ATGCAATTGGCCAAAGAGGTTAAATATTTAATTCACAAGGAAGTATTGTTAGAGTGGCGCTCCAAATATACCATTAATGGTGTATTGCTCTATGTGGTTTCTACCATTTTTACTTGTTACCTCTCTTTTGTTAGCCTGGGAGATAAATTAACATGGAATGCCTTGTTTTGGATCATCATGCTTTTTGCCTCAATTAATGGTGTATCGAAAAGTTTTTTGCAGGAAACCAAAGGCCAACAGTTGTATAGTTATATTTTGGCAAGTCCAGCTGCGGTTTTAATTTCTAAAACGGTTTACAATACGCTCCTCATGTTGGTGCTTACTACAATTGCTTTAGGTTTTTATACGCTGGTTTTCGATTCTTTTACCCCGCCCGATTTAGTGATGTATTACATCGCCGTGATATTGGGCAGTATCAGTTTTTCTACTGTATTTACAATGGTTTCGGCAATCGCAAGCAAAGCAGGAAATGGTGGAATGTTGATGGCTATTTTAAGCTTCCCTATCATTATTCCGGTATTGATCCTGTTAATTAAACTGGCTAAAAATGCTGTTGACGGCTTGCCATGGGAGAATAGTTATGATGAAATAGCGATGTTACTGGTGGTGAATGTACTCATGGTGGCAACGTCTTTATTGTTATTTCCTTACCTTTGGAGGGATTAA
- a CDS encoding dihydroorotase (product_source=KO:K01465; cath_funfam=2.30.40.10,3.20.20.140; cog=COG0044; ko=KO:K01465; pfam=PF01979; superfamily=51338,51556; tigrfam=TIGR00857), which translates to MNTYLIKAATIVNEGQKIVADVLIKDGLIAKIGQNLSAPDAREINAEGQYLLPGMIDDQVHFREPGLTHKADIFTESMAAVAGGITSFMEMPNTVPNTLTQGLLADKYEIAAQTSLANYSFYMGASNDNIEEVLKTDPKNVCGIKVFMGSSTGNMLVDNEKTLENIFSKAPILVATHCEDEATIRHNLAEFKTKYGEDLTIEMHPLIRSAEACYKSSSLAVQLAKTYQTRLHILHISTAKEIALFDNVTPLKDKKITAEACVHHLWFNDKDYASKGNFIKWNPAVKTEDDQKGVLRGVLEDYIDVIATDHAPHTLAEKQQPYAQAPSGGPLVQHALPALLEMHLQGKISLEKIVEKTAHNLAICFDIEKRGFIREGYWADLVLVDLKDSWTVTKLNNFYKCGWSPFDGDTFQASITHTFVSGNLAYQNGKFTTDQIGKRLTFAR; encoded by the coding sequence ATGAATACTTACCTGATAAAAGCTGCCACAATTGTAAATGAAGGACAAAAAATTGTTGCCGATGTATTGATAAAAGATGGATTGATAGCCAAAATCGGTCAAAATCTATCTGCACCTGATGCGCGAGAAATTAACGCAGAAGGACAATACCTTTTACCAGGAATGATTGACGATCAGGTGCATTTCCGCGAGCCAGGTTTAACCCATAAAGCCGATATTTTTACTGAAAGTATGGCTGCTGTAGCCGGAGGGATTACTTCTTTCATGGAAATGCCCAATACTGTACCCAATACACTAACACAGGGCTTATTAGCTGATAAATATGAAATTGCTGCCCAAACTTCGTTAGCGAATTACTCGTTTTATATGGGGGCCAGTAACGACAATATTGAAGAGGTTTTAAAAACCGATCCTAAAAATGTTTGCGGGATTAAAGTTTTTATGGGTTCATCAACCGGGAATATGCTGGTTGATAACGAGAAAACCTTAGAAAACATTTTTAGTAAGGCACCTATATTAGTAGCTACCCACTGTGAAGATGAAGCAACCATCCGCCATAATCTCGCCGAATTTAAAACCAAATACGGCGAAGATTTAACGATAGAGATGCATCCTTTAATCCGCAGCGCAGAGGCCTGTTATAAATCTTCATCATTAGCGGTCCAACTGGCTAAAACTTATCAAACCCGCTTGCATATCTTACATATATCTACCGCAAAAGAAATAGCACTATTTGATAATGTTACGCCTTTAAAGGATAAAAAAATTACGGCAGAAGCTTGCGTACATCACCTTTGGTTTAACGATAAAGATTACGCTTCAAAAGGAAATTTCATCAAATGGAATCCTGCGGTAAAAACCGAAGATGATCAAAAAGGCGTGCTTAGAGGCGTTCTTGAAGATTATATTGATGTCATTGCAACAGATCATGCCCCACACACACTAGCAGAAAAGCAGCAGCCTTATGCTCAAGCCCCATCTGGAGGTCCATTGGTACAACATGCTCTACCAGCATTGCTAGAAATGCATTTACAGGGTAAAATCTCTTTAGAGAAAATTGTTGAAAAAACAGCACACAACCTGGCCATCTGTTTTGATATCGAAAAACGTGGTTTCATCCGCGAAGGCTACTGGGCAGATTTGGTTTTGGTAGACCTGAAAGATTCCTGGACAGTAACCAAACTTAATAATTTCTATAAATGTGGTTGGAGTCCGTTCGATGGAGATACCTTCCAGGCAAGCATTACCCACACTTTTGTATCAGGGAATCTGGCTTATCAAAATGGCAAATTCACGACCGATCAGATTGGAAAACGCCTAACTTTTGCCAGATAG
- a CDS encoding ATP-dependent RNA helicase RhlE (product_source=KO:K11927; cath_funfam=3.40.50.300; cog=COG0513; ko=KO:K11927; pfam=PF00270,PF00271; smart=SM00487; superfamily=52540) — protein MAKSFEEFKLNRQILNAVADAGYTVATPIQEKAIAPVLSGQDIFGIAETGTGKTAAFVLPILMQLKYAQGDNPRALILSPTRELAMQIAEQVKLFSTYTDLRSLVIFGGIGPKTQKEQIAKGVDILIATPGRFLDLYLAGDINTQSLKFLVLDEADKMMDMGFIGSIHRILEIVPRKRQNLLFSATMSDLVQKIAGDFLNNPLVIEASAQATPAANVTQTLYYVPNFKTKINLLQHLLKNDEAFNRLIIFCKTKNVADNIYSFIERRYGAENVRVIHANKGQNTRINSINSFKEGNIRVLVATDVASRGIDVSDVSHVINFDVPIIIEDYVHRIGRTGRAFAKGDAITFATDAEKYYIRKIEKLIRQYIPVAEIPEGVFIDETPYEERQHIAKEIDMQKRKEDPDFKGAFHEKKHAAAIEKKVREKAKAKAGKQVKSFKKGKKFDKKK, from the coding sequence ATGGCAAAATCGTTCGAAGAATTTAAGTTAAACAGGCAAATTTTAAATGCAGTTGCCGATGCAGGTTACACCGTTGCCACGCCGATACAGGAAAAAGCAATTGCACCAGTATTATCTGGACAGGATATTTTCGGTATTGCAGAAACTGGTACGGGAAAAACAGCTGCTTTTGTTTTGCCAATTTTAATGCAATTGAAATATGCTCAGGGCGATAACCCAAGGGCTTTAATTCTATCTCCAACACGCGAACTGGCAATGCAGATTGCCGAGCAGGTAAAGTTATTTTCTACTTATACGGATTTACGTTCTTTAGTAATTTTTGGTGGAATCGGTCCGAAAACACAGAAAGAGCAAATTGCTAAAGGGGTTGATATCCTGATTGCTACACCCGGAAGATTCCTGGATTTATATTTAGCTGGTGATATTAATACGCAGAGCCTAAAATTTTTGGTACTTGATGAAGCAGATAAAATGATGGATATGGGCTTTATTGGCTCTATACACCGGATTTTGGAAATCGTTCCACGTAAACGCCAGAATTTATTGTTTTCAGCAACCATGAGCGATTTGGTGCAGAAAATTGCAGGCGATTTCTTGAATAATCCACTTGTGATTGAGGCATCTGCGCAAGCAACCCCTGCTGCAAATGTAACGCAGACTTTGTATTACGTTCCGAATTTCAAAACGAAAATTAACCTATTGCAGCATTTGCTGAAGAATGACGAGGCTTTTAACCGCCTGATCATTTTCTGCAAAACAAAAAACGTTGCCGATAATATTTACAGTTTTATTGAGCGTAGATATGGTGCTGAGAATGTTCGTGTAATCCACGCCAATAAAGGACAAAACACCAGAATTAACTCAATAAATAGCTTTAAAGAAGGTAATATCAGGGTGCTAGTGGCTACGGATGTGGCAAGTAGGGGTATTGATGTGAGTGATGTAAGCCATGTGATCAATTTCGATGTGCCTATCATTATCGAAGATTATGTACACCGTATCGGCCGTACCGGTAGGGCTTTTGCCAAGGGTGATGCGATTACCTTTGCAACGGATGCCGAAAAATATTATATCCGCAAAATCGAAAAATTGATCCGCCAATATATTCCAGTGGCCGAAATTCCGGAAGGCGTTTTCATTGATGAAACCCCTTATGAAGAGCGCCAACATATTGCAAAAGAAATCGATATGCAGAAACGTAAGGAAGATCCTGATTTTAAAGGGGCTTTCCACGAGAAAAAACATGCTGCTGCGATAGAGAAAAAGGTAAGAGAAAAAGCCAAAGCAAAGGCCGGCAAACAGGTAAAGAGTTTTAAGAAAGGTAAAAAATTCGATAAGAAAAAGTAA
- a CDS encoding glutamate dehydrogenase (NAD(P)+) (product_source=KO:K00261; cath_funfam=3.40.50.10860,3.40.50.720; cog=COG0334; ko=KO:K00261; pfam=PF00208,PF02812; smart=SM00839; superfamily=51735,53223): MANLADENKFFADVCKNFDSAAQFTNHPEGLLNQIKTCNSVYRFQFPIRRGNGFEVIDAWRVEHSHHMSPTKGGIRYSEMVNEDEVMALAALMTYKCAIVNVPFGGAKGGIKINTKQYSVAELETITRRYTTELIKKNFIGPGIDVPAPDYGSGEREMSWIADTYMTMNPGQLDALGCVTGKPIALHGIRGRKEATGRGVAYAVRECVEVAEDMAKIGFKAGLGDKRVIVQGLGNVGYHSAKFLAEFGATIVGLCEFEGAIYNPNGLNVDEVFAHRKNTGSILGFPGAKDFKNSMEGLEQDCDIIVPAALENQFTELNIRNIKAKIIAEGANGPTTPEAETIFTEMGGIIIPDMYCNAGGVTVSYFEWLKNLSHVAFGRMENRYAANSNANLINTLENLTGKTILPEHRLMIVKGASEMELVNSGLEDTMIHSYHEIRETLMNKPATQTLRTAAFVNSIDKIAVSYMNLGVWP; encoded by the coding sequence ATGGCTAATCTAGCAGACGAGAACAAGTTCTTTGCAGATGTTTGTAAGAACTTTGACAGTGCGGCTCAATTCACCAATCATCCAGAAGGTTTATTGAACCAGATTAAAACATGTAATAGTGTGTATCGTTTCCAATTCCCAATCCGCCGCGGAAACGGTTTTGAAGTAATTGATGCTTGGCGTGTAGAACACTCTCACCACATGAGCCCTACCAAGGGTGGTATCCGTTATAGTGAAATGGTGAACGAAGATGAGGTTATGGCGCTTGCAGCCTTAATGACTTACAAGTGTGCCATCGTTAACGTTCCATTTGGTGGCGCAAAAGGCGGTATTAAAATTAACACTAAACAATACAGTGTTGCTGAGTTAGAAACCATCACCCGCCGTTATACCACAGAATTAATTAAGAAAAACTTTATTGGCCCTGGTATCGATGTTCCTGCTCCTGATTATGGATCTGGCGAACGCGAAATGAGCTGGATTGCCGATACATATATGACTATGAACCCTGGTCAGTTAGATGCTTTAGGCTGTGTAACTGGTAAACCAATTGCTTTACATGGTATCCGTGGCCGTAAAGAAGCTACAGGACGTGGTGTTGCTTATGCCGTGCGCGAATGTGTAGAAGTGGCAGAAGATATGGCTAAAATAGGTTTTAAAGCTGGTTTAGGCGATAAAAGAGTAATTGTTCAAGGTTTAGGTAATGTGGGCTACCATTCGGCTAAATTTTTGGCAGAATTTGGTGCTACTATTGTAGGTTTATGTGAGTTTGAAGGTGCTATTTACAATCCTAACGGATTAAATGTGGATGAGGTTTTTGCACACCGTAAAAACACTGGTTCGATCTTAGGATTCCCAGGCGCTAAAGACTTTAAAAATTCGATGGAAGGTTTAGAGCAAGATTGCGATATCATTGTTCCTGCAGCTTTAGAAAACCAGTTCACCGAGCTTAATATCCGTAATATCAAAGCGAAAATTATTGCTGAAGGTGCAAATGGTCCAACAACGCCAGAAGCTGAAACAATTTTTACCGAAATGGGCGGTATCATCATTCCTGATATGTATTGCAATGCGGGAGGTGTTACGGTTTCTTATTTTGAATGGTTGAAAAACCTTTCTCACGTAGCTTTCGGTCGTATGGAAAACCGTTATGCAGCTAATTCAAATGCCAATCTGATTAATACTTTAGAAAACCTAACCGGCAAAACGATCCTTCCTGAGCATCGTTTAATGATTGTTAAAGGTGCATCTGAAATGGAATTGGTAAACTCTGGTTTAGAAGATACCATGATCCATTCTTACCACGAAATCCGCGAAACATTAATGAACAAACCAGCAACTCAAACATTGAGAACAGCTGCTTTTGTAAATTCAATCGATAAAATTGCGGTTTCTTATATGAATTTAGGCGTTTGGCCGTAA
- a CDS encoding gliding motility-associated protein GldC (product_source=TIGR03515; pfam=PF19937; tigrfam=TIGR03515) — protein MKKAEIKITVELDEGNNPDNILWESTDAGNADKVPAKAMFLSVWDHNYKNTLKIDLWTKDMPVDEMKRFFYETLQTMGDSFLKATNETLIVEDLRDYCAHFADKMGIIEGQ, from the coding sequence ATGAAAAAAGCAGAAATAAAAATAACCGTTGAGTTAGATGAAGGCAATAACCCCGATAACATACTTTGGGAGAGTACAGATGCTGGAAACGCTGATAAAGTGCCTGCAAAGGCTATGTTTTTATCGGTTTGGGACCACAATTATAAAAATACATTAAAGATAGATCTTTGGACAAAAGATATGCCTGTTGATGAGATGAAACGTTTCTTCTACGAAACTTTACAAACCATGGGCGATAGCTTTTTAAAAGCCACAAACGAAACGTTGATTGTTGAAGATTTACGTGATTACTGTGCCCACTTTGCAGATAAGATGGGGATTATTGAGGGGCAATAG
- a CDS encoding hypothetical protein (product_source=Hypo-rule applied; superfamily=81345; transmembrane_helix_parts=Inside_1_6,TMhelix_7_29,Outside_30_41,TMhelix_42_59,Inside_60_63,TMhelix_64_86,Outside_87_105,TMhelix_106_124,Inside_125_132), with protein sequence MLVLNKFRAWLGILLCVIAGFCPMLKVPIKGNWNLYQSDARLFLITYAIIAISVLFLFIRKVGAFKFMSFVMAIWYVLAVVAVYFTANNYTKYGFANKLIGKVVHFQWGWIVLLVGVIFMLFSVKRGEKITA encoded by the coding sequence ATGTTAGTATTAAATAAATTCAGGGCTTGGTTAGGTATTTTGTTATGCGTTATTGCAGGTTTCTGTCCAATGTTAAAAGTGCCCATTAAAGGCAATTGGAATTTATATCAGTCAGATGCGCGTTTGTTTTTGATCACTTATGCCATTATCGCCATTTCGGTATTGTTCCTGTTTATCAGAAAAGTTGGTGCCTTTAAGTTTATGAGCTTTGTAATGGCTATCTGGTATGTTTTAGCGGTAGTTGCTGTTTATTTTACCGCAAATAATTATACTAAATATGGCTTCGCCAATAAACTTATCGGTAAAGTTGTTCATTTCCAGTGGGGTTGGATTGTACTTTTGGTTGGTGTTATATTTATGCTTTTCAGTGTTAAACGCGGTGAAAAAATTACAGCTTAA
- a CDS encoding methylated-DNA-[protein]-cysteine S-methyltransferase (product_source=KO:K00567; cath_funfam=1.10.10.10,3.30.160.70; cog=COG0350; ko=KO:K00567; pfam=PF01035; superfamily=46767,53155; tigrfam=TIGR00589), which produces MNYASVIASPVGAITILADDEFVHVITFAEKDITGLSENELTVKVAKQLNDYFKGDLKDFDFPIKQKGTEFQQEVWQNLLTIPFGETTSYAKFSAHNPLAIRAIAAANGKNNIAIVVPCHRVIGSNGKLVGYAGGLWRKQWLLQHEREVAKKGQTELKF; this is translated from the coding sequence ATGAATTACGCATCAGTTATAGCATCGCCTGTTGGCGCAATAACCATCTTAGCTGATGACGAATTTGTACATGTAATTACTTTTGCTGAAAAGGATATTACAGGATTATCAGAAAACGAACTTACGGTAAAGGTAGCCAAACAGTTAAATGACTATTTTAAAGGCGATTTAAAGGATTTCGATTTCCCTATAAAGCAAAAAGGGACTGAATTTCAACAAGAGGTCTGGCAGAATTTGCTGACTATACCTTTTGGCGAAACCACCTCATATGCCAAATTTTCTGCACACAATCCATTAGCAATACGGGCTATTGCCGCAGCAAACGGAAAAAACAATATTGCAATTGTAGTACCATGCCACAGGGTAATTGGCAGTAACGGCAAACTGGTGGGATATGCAGGTGGTTTATGGCGTAAGCAATGGCTGTTACAACACGAACGTGAAGTTGCCAAAAAAGGACAAACCGAATTAAAATTTTAA